One genomic segment of Belonocnema kinseyi isolate 2016_QV_RU_SX_M_011 chromosome 2, B_treatae_v1, whole genome shotgun sequence includes these proteins:
- the LOC117167585 gene encoding GTP-binding protein Rit2 produces MSVDIIQENNAASDSKDERVKQPTTRGGLRVYKIVVLGDGGVGKSAVTLQFVSHSFLEYHDPTIEDSYQKQAVIDGEAALLDILDTAGQVEFTAMRDQYMRCGEGFMICYSVTDRHSFQEALEYRKLICRVRANEDTPLVLVGNKFDLQQQRKVTTEEGKVLANQLGCPFYETSAALRQFIDDAFYSLVRQIRVKERSRTTVRKHSRWWRLRSIFAFIFRRKNRNNQNIQYSP; encoded by the exons ATGTCTGTTGATatcattcaagaaaataatgctGCCTCGGATAGCAAAGATGAACGAGTCAAACAACCTACCACTCGAGGGGGGCTCAGGGTTTACAAGATCGTTGTTTTGGGCGATGGTGGAGTAGGGAAATCag CCGTAACTCTACAATTCGTGAGTCACAGTTTTTTGGAATACCATGATCCTACTATAG aggaTTCTTATCAGAAACAAGCTGTTATCGATGGAGAAGCTGCGCTTTTGGATATATTGGATACTGCTGGCCAG GTGGAATTTACGGCGATGCGGGATCAATATATGAGATGCGGTGAAGGCTTTATGATTTGTTATTCTGTAACAGACAGACACAGTTTTCAAGAAGCCTTGGAGTACCGCAAATTAATTTGCCGAGTACGTGCCAACGAAGACACCCCATTAGTCCTGGTTGGTAACAAATTTGATCTGCAGCAGCAACGTAAG GTGACAACCGAGGAAGGAAAAGTCCTCGCCAACCAGCTGGGTTGTCCATTTTACGAGACATCAGCAGCTCTCCGGCAGTTTATCGACGATGCTTTCTACTCTCTCGTGAGGCAAATTCGCGTAAAAGAAAGATCTCGTACCACAGTTCGTAAACACAGTCGTTGGTGGCGTTTAAGAtcaatttttgcatttatttttcgaAGGAAAAACAGGAACAACCAAAACATTCAGTACTCGCCTTAA